Genomic window (Prevotella melaninogenica ATCC 25845):
ATCAACTATGCCTTGGCGTTCTCTGCAGACTGCTGCAAGGACATCTTCAACTATGTAAGTAAGGACTTTGGTGAGAAGATGAAGGAGGAGGCTTTGTAATAAGCCTTATTAGCTTAATAAGCCCAATAAGCTAACAAAAGAAACTACATAAATTCAAAAATAAAATGATAGAAATTGCCAATAAAGTTTATTACGTAGGAGTTAACGATCGTAATAAGAACCTTTTTGAAGGATTATGGCCACTGCCTTATGGTGTTACCTACAATTCTTATCTCATTGATGATGAGAAGGTTTGCCTTATTGATACAGTAGAAGTAGACTTCTTTACACAGTTTATTGAGAGACTTCGTGAGGTGTTGGGCGACCGACAGATTGATTACTTAGTCATCAACCACATGGAGCCTGACCACTCTGGTTCAATAGGTTTGCTGCGTAAATATTATCCTAATATCCAAGTTATCGGTAATAAGAAAACCTTTGATATGATGTCAGGATTCTATGGTGTCAAGGATAATACGTTAGAGGTTAAGAATGGTGAGGAGTTGAGCTTAGGTAATCATACCTTACAGTTCTTTATGACTCCAATGGTTCATTGGCCAGAGACAATGATGACACTCTGTAAAGGTGAGGTCAGCCACCTCTTTACAGGTGATGCATTCGGCTGTTTTGGTGCATTAAATGGCGGTCTCATCGATCAAGAGATTGATACAGATTGGTGTTGGTTAGAGATGGTTCGCTACTATTCTAACATCGTTGGAAAGTACGGAACACCTGTTCAGAACGCATTGAAGAAGCTTGCGGGTATTCATATTGATTATATCTGCTCTACTCACGGACCCGTATGGCATAAGTATGTTGACAAGGTTATCGGACTTTATGACCGTATGTCTAAGTACGAAACAGAGCCTGGTCTGGTGATTTGCTATGGTACAATGTATGGCAATACAGAGCGCATGGCAGAACAGATTGCACGTGCAGCATCGCTTGCTGGTGTGAAGAATATTCGTTTGTACAATGTTTCTAAGACACACCACAGCTATATTCTCCAAGACATCTTCCGCTTCCGTGGCTTGATTGTTGGTGCTCCTACCTACAATGCAGGACTCTATCACGAGATGGATGTACTCTTGCAGGAGGTTGCTAATCGCGATATCAAGAACCATCTTATTGGTTGGTTTGGTTCTTACTCTTGGGCTTCAAAGGCTGTTGCTGCCATTGGCGAATGGAATGAGAACCATCTTCACTTTGAAAAAGTGGGTGAGCCAGTAGAGATGAAGCAGGCACTCACACCAGAGATTAAGGAAGAGTGCAACCGCTTAGGACGCGAAATGGCTGCAAAACTTTTAGAAGAATAAAATGAATATAGCAGTATTTTGTTCTGCAAATAATAACATTGCTCCCGACTACTTCCGTGCTGCGGAAGAGTTGGGACGATGGATTGGAGAGAATGGGCATACGCTCGTTTATGGTGGAGCCAACAGTGGATTGATGGAGTGTATTGGTAAGGCTGTACACGAAGCTGGTGGACGTACTATCGGAGTTATCCCTCGCATCTTAGAGGAAGGACGTAGAGTTAGCGACTATGTAGATGTAGAGATTCCTTGTGAGGACCTTACTGATCGCAAGGCAATCATCATGGAACGCTCTGATGAGTTCTATGCTTTACCAGGTGGTATCGGAACAATTGATGAAATTTTCACTGTTGCAGCCTCTGCTTCTATTGGTTATCATCATAAGAAGGTTACCTTAGTCAACGTGCAGGGCTTTTGGGATAGTCTTATTGCCCTACTGAATGACCAACAAGAAAAAGGTATGATGCGTGGTAGAATCCATGATTATATAGAGATTAAGAATATAGACGACTTTTAACCCGAATCTCTAATTTTGCAACATGAATTGCAAACTTAGAGATTTGTTTTTAATACGTAACTATTTTTCAAAGGATTATTTCGTTGAGACGCATTGAGATAAAAACGAAACATAAATAAACAATAGGCGTGTTCATTTCATATTCTTCAACAAAAAATGAATACGTTTACAATACCTTACAGTTATTTTGCACTCTACCTGAGCCACAAAGCATGTAAATATGCGGTAAATAGTGTAATTTTGCAGCCGAAGGTTAGCTAATGATTAGATTCAAGAATTATAACAGGATAGCTTTACAAGATGTTTTAGTATCCCTGTTTAATATCAAGCTACCTTTATCTAATTAAATAACATGAGTGGCATAGGGCTACTTTTTAAACAAAATCAACATGAAAACAACAGGACTAATACTTTGTGGATTGTGTTTAGGCTTCTCTAACCTATCTGCACAAGTAACACAGAACGCCGTACCGTCCATGGCTGGTTGGAATTACTATGGTGGCGATGAGTTTAATGGAAACAAGATTGACGAATCTAAATGGGGCGTCTATGGTGATCCAAAGTATAATTACAAGTTTGATGATTACGGTAATACAGAAGGGCAAGGAGGTGTTCAGTATTATCGTGCCGATATGGTTAAGGTAAAGAATGGTGTGGCATATATTACTGCTTCACGTGAACCTCTTTTAACAGGACGTCGTCCTGACGCTAAAAAAGACCCTGCTGGGACCGATTACAGCGTAAAGGTACAACCACCTTTTAAACCTAAACATGACTTTGGTAAATACGGTTGGTGGTCTGGTGCACTCTCCAGTCGTAATGCTAACGGAGCAGACTTGGTGAAAGCTAAAGGGTTAGAACATGGAACTTACTACCCTCTCTACTCACGTATAGAGGTAAAGGCTAAGATTCCATATGAGTTCGGAACTTGGATGGCACTATGGCTCCGTCACTGTAATGGAGCAAGTACATTTGAGATTGATTTACAAGAGTTCTTTGTTAATGAGGACAGAAAAGATGCAATGAAAGAGAAAGGCTTTTATCTGCATCAAACTACCCATGGAATGGACTACGATGCCGGTTGGAAAAACGGATACCCCAATAATACTTATAACCATAATGACTATGGAGATCGTGTAAGGGAAATTGACTTCGACCCAGGAAAAGATTTCCATGTTTATGGCGCACAGATTGACCCAGAGCCAGGTGATCCAATGCACTTAGCCGTAACTTTCCTCTTAGATGGAAGAGTTAGATCCGTTTTCCGTACAAAGGATAATCGATATAAATCAAAAAACTCGAAGTATCCATATCGTTATAATGCACTCTTAGCACAAAACCTTTCAAAGTATGGAGAGGACCGTGTTTGGGACGTTGCTATCACAGGACAAGTAGGTGGTAAGGCATGGAAGGCTAATACAGAAATACTACCAAGTATGTATCCATATGAAGGATTTGGTGGAACTCTCTACCCGGAATTAAATCCGAAGTATGGAGGTGATATTAATAAGGTCCCTAAGGAGTTCGTTACAGAAATTGACTGGTTGCGCGTTTTTAAACGAGCAAATGAACTACTATGGATTGGAAACTTACCAGAATATAGACAGAATCAGAAGAAAAGTCTTGAACTTGCAAAAGAGAAGTTTACTAACATAAAGCCTGGTGATCAGTTGGTAATGGACCTTGAGGTCTGCGACCCTAATCAAAAAGCAAGTCTTGATATCTTTAATAAAAGTGGAAAAGCTATCACAACGCTTAAGCCAGAGCTTGCTAAGAATGACGCACAGGTAACTTTCGTTGTGACAGAAGCACTTAGTAAGTTACTAAAGAGTGAAGGCTGTGTACTGAAATGTGAGAACATCCGTTTATACACCGTTTGTCATTCATCAAAGAAGGATGCTATATGGAGTGGCTTCAAAGAAATCCAGTGGGGTGAAACAATTATCCCAGCAGAGTTGTTTGCGAATTTAGGAGAAGGACAAAAACTTGAGTTTGTGGTGAGAGATGTTAATCCAGGTGGAAAGATTTTCTTACGCCAGAATAAAAAGAATCCTACTGATTCAAAAAGACCTAAGTTCTCGTTTAGCGCACAATATGGTAGTATTATCAACTTGGATAGTGGGAAAGATGAAAAGACCTATAGTCTTGACCTCGAACCTAAGGTTATCGAAGAGTTAAAACAGAATGGCTTGGTGGTAACTGGACTGGGGTACTACTTGCGTAGTGTTAACATTATAGGTACGAGTCATACGTCAAATAACACTGTTACAGGTATTGCTATAGACAAGATAGACTCCGCGAATCAAAATGATGGTACTGTCTATTCTATCAATGGAATGAAAGTAAGAGATGCGAACGATAAAGGGAAATTAAATCCAGGAATCTACATTATTAATGGTAAGAAGGTTCTGGTAAAATAAATTAGTAGATAACAAAACTACGAGCAAGGTATCTATAACATGGTACTATGGATTATCTTGCTACGTTAGAAAAGTATTCTGAAACCCTGATGTTATACATCAAATAGGCTGTTACATTGTAATTACCAAATGTTGATAATATCGTGAAAGAGGGTAGATGAATACAAAAATATATAAGGGGCTTGTATCAATGTTGTCATTTGATATAAGCCCTTTTTGCATCCAATTATTTATAAAGTCACTTGGTTTATAAGTGTTACTCTTATTTGATTAATCTCGATGAAATCGATAAATTTTTATCAAAAAGAGATGAAATAATAGTCTGCTCAGCCCTCTATGCACATATATCTCAGTGTTTCTTTAAAAAGTAGATTTGGGTTTAAGATACGGCTATAAGTAATCAATGTTATCTCTTTTTAGTGGCTGGAGGAAGTTTTGTTTAAGTATAGTGAATTTGATAATATTTGACGATATTTGCTTTGCAGTTTTATCATTTTACGTTACCTTTGCAAGGAAGATAAGATAAAAACGTAATATCTATTAAACAATGAAGCATAAAATCGGAAACATTTTGGCGGCAGGCTTTGCGATTGTTGGACTCGCTGCACTGGCAAGTTGTGCGGGAGAAAAGTTCCATGTGACAGGTTCTATTGCAAATGCCAAGGACTCTTTGCTCTATTTTGAGCATAACGGACTCAATGGATTTTCTACTGTTGACTCTGTTAAACTCGATGAAAAGGGCGATTTTTCGTTCTCAGGTGATAAGGTGGATAATCCAGAGTTCTATCGACTTCGCATTGCTGGACAGATTATCAATATTGGTATTGATTCTACAGAGACAGTTGATGTGAAGGCTACTTATCCGCAGATGGCTACCGATTATAGTGTGAAGGGTTCCTATGAGAATGAGAAAATCAAGGAATTGGCACTGAAGCAAATTGACTTACAAGCACGTTGCCAGTCTATTCTTGCAGAACGTCCTGACCTTGCTGATTCAATTATCACAGTATTGATGAGCGACTATAAGCAGGATGTATCACGCAACTATATCTTCAAGGAGCCAATGCGTGCCT
Coding sequences:
- a CDS encoding FprA family A-type flavoprotein yields the protein MIEIANKVYYVGVNDRNKNLFEGLWPLPYGVTYNSYLIDDEKVCLIDTVEVDFFTQFIERLREVLGDRQIDYLVINHMEPDHSGSIGLLRKYYPNIQVIGNKKTFDMMSGFYGVKDNTLEVKNGEELSLGNHTLQFFMTPMVHWPETMMTLCKGEVSHLFTGDAFGCFGALNGGLIDQEIDTDWCWLEMVRYYSNIVGKYGTPVQNALKKLAGIHIDYICSTHGPVWHKYVDKVIGLYDRMSKYETEPGLVICYGTMYGNTERMAEQIARAASLAGVKNIRLYNVSKTHHSYILQDIFRFRGLIVGAPTYNAGLYHEMDVLLQEVANRDIKNHLIGWFGSYSWASKAVAAIGEWNENHLHFEKVGEPVEMKQALTPEIKEECNRLGREMAAKLLEE
- a CDS encoding TIGR00730 family Rossman fold protein, which produces MNIAVFCSANNNIAPDYFRAAEELGRWIGENGHTLVYGGANSGLMECIGKAVHEAGGRTIGVIPRILEEGRRVSDYVDVEIPCEDLTDRKAIIMERSDEFYALPGGIGTIDEIFTVAASASIGYHHKKVTLVNVQGFWDSLIALLNDQQEKGMMRGRIHDYIEIKNIDDF
- a CDS encoding family 16 glycosylhydrolase; this translates as MKTTGLILCGLCLGFSNLSAQVTQNAVPSMAGWNYYGGDEFNGNKIDESKWGVYGDPKYNYKFDDYGNTEGQGGVQYYRADMVKVKNGVAYITASREPLLTGRRPDAKKDPAGTDYSVKVQPPFKPKHDFGKYGWWSGALSSRNANGADLVKAKGLEHGTYYPLYSRIEVKAKIPYEFGTWMALWLRHCNGASTFEIDLQEFFVNEDRKDAMKEKGFYLHQTTHGMDYDAGWKNGYPNNTYNHNDYGDRVREIDFDPGKDFHVYGAQIDPEPGDPMHLAVTFLLDGRVRSVFRTKDNRYKSKNSKYPYRYNALLAQNLSKYGEDRVWDVAITGQVGGKAWKANTEILPSMYPYEGFGGTLYPELNPKYGGDINKVPKEFVTEIDWLRVFKRANELLWIGNLPEYRQNQKKSLELAKEKFTNIKPGDQLVMDLEVCDPNQKASLDIFNKSGKAITTLKPELAKNDAQVTFVVTEALSKLLKSEGCVLKCENIRLYTVCHSSKKDAIWSGFKEIQWGETIIPAELFANLGEGQKLEFVVRDVNPGGKIFLRQNKKNPTDSKRPKFSFSAQYGSIINLDSGKDEKTYSLDLEPKVIEELKQNGLVVTGLGYYLRSVNIIGTSHTSNNTVTGIAIDKIDSANQNDGTVYSINGMKVRDANDKGKLNPGIYIINGKKVLVK